The nucleotide window GAGGGCGAGCAGCAGGCCCAGGACAATGGCCGCCGGCAGGACTAGCGGCGGATAAATGGCCAGGGTTGTCCCCAGGCTGGTGGCCAGGCCTTTGCCGCCTTGAAATTGCCAGTAGAAGGGCCAGTTGTGCCCGGCCACGGCCGCCAGGGCCATGAGGACGGCCAGCTCTATACCACCCCATTTTCTTCCCATGGCCGCCAGCAGGTAACCCTTCGCCGTATCCCAGAGGAAGGTCGTTATACCTGCCGTCACGCTTAAGTTGCGGAGGACGTTCATGGTACCGGCGTTGCCGCTGCCCACCCGGCGCACATCCACCCGGTGCCAGAGGCGGGCGGCGATATGCCCACCTGCCAAGGACCCGCCCAGGTAGGCCAGCAGGGTGCCTATGGCAGCCTTTATCCAAGGCAACAAAACTGGTTACCCCCCCTGTAGTTAAGCTACATTTTATTTAACTATAATTCCAAAAACGGAGAAGGAGC belongs to Moorella humiferrea and includes:
- a CDS encoding glycerol-3-phosphate acyltransferase, yielding MLPWIKAAIGTLLAYLGGSLAGGHIAARLWHRVDVRRVGSGNAGTMNVLRNLSVTAGITTFLWDTAKGYLLAAMGRKWGGIELAVLMALAAVAGHNWPFYWQFQGGKGLATSLGTTLAIYPPLVLPAAIVLGLLLALTRNSDLATLLTFSGLPFYFWLREGPGWYFIFGLGLAVIMLLRHGPLVIGKFD